The proteins below are encoded in one region of Pseudomonas putida NBRC 14164:
- a CDS encoding histidine phosphatase family protein, which translates to MTEQPAQPVRRRRCYLVRHGHVDYFDASGRPLDPRSVALSAKGVAQAQALGQVLAHTPFDRAVCSDYPRTRQTLDQLLGGRVQPVEERAGFREIRAGRLREIPREYLHREVAHAYQLADRPDAAFLRGEPWAAFRQRVLGSFQQLLEAPDWNALLLVSHDAVNRILLAWACGAGLGALAAFEQDPACLNIVDIDMAGPQVLRAYIRTLNYSAYDPAKATIDQTVMEHVHASIDPRRLLA; encoded by the coding sequence ATGACTGAACAGCCTGCCCAGCCCGTGCGCCGACGCCGCTGCTACCTGGTGCGCCATGGCCATGTCGACTACTTCGACGCCAGCGGCCGCCCCCTCGACCCACGCAGCGTGGCGTTGTCGGCCAAGGGCGTAGCCCAGGCCCAGGCGCTGGGCCAGGTGCTGGCGCACACGCCATTCGACCGCGCCGTGTGCTCAGACTACCCGCGCACCCGGCAAACCCTCGACCAGCTCCTGGGCGGCCGCGTCCAGCCTGTGGAGGAGCGCGCCGGGTTTCGTGAAATCCGTGCCGGCCGCTTGCGGGAAATCCCCCGTGAATACCTGCATCGTGAAGTGGCCCATGCTTACCAGCTCGCCGATCGCCCCGACGCAGCCTTCTTGCGCGGCGAGCCTTGGGCCGCGTTCCGGCAACGCGTGCTGGGCAGCTTCCAGCAGTTGCTGGAAGCACCTGACTGGAACGCGCTGCTGCTGGTCAGCCACGATGCGGTCAACCGCATTCTTCTGGCCTGGGCCTGCGGCGCCGGCCTTGGTGCCTTGGCTGCCTTCGAGCAAGACCCGGCCTGCCTGAACATCGTCGACATCGACATGGCTGGCCCGCAGGTGCTGCGTGCCTACATCCGCACCCTCAACTACTCAGCCTACGACCCTGCCAAGGCAACGATCGACCAGACCGTCATGGAGCACGTGCACGCCTCCATCGACCCGCGTCGCCTGCTCGCCTGA
- a CDS encoding SDR family NAD(P)-dependent oxidoreductase, producing MNLDSYRNQVVMITGAASGFGALLAERLAGLGARLVLGDRNLTGLERVAGALREAGTTVLAVPCDVTHEVQVKALVDAAMANFGRLDVGVNNAGILTPMKRFVDTTEEELDRSYAVNTKGVFFCMQQQLRQMLPQGGGVILNIASMAGLGGAPRLAAYAAAKHAVVGLTRTAAVEYARRGIRVNALCPFYSATPMVTGSDVGEEQAFLAQGSPMKRLGTPDEIVAAMLMLCARENSYMTGQAIAVDGGISAF from the coding sequence ATGAACCTGGACAGCTATCGCAACCAGGTGGTGATGATCACCGGCGCCGCCAGCGGTTTTGGCGCATTGTTGGCCGAGCGCCTGGCCGGGTTGGGCGCCCGCCTGGTGCTCGGCGACCGCAACTTGACGGGCCTGGAGCGGGTGGCCGGCGCCTTGCGCGAGGCCGGCACCACAGTGCTGGCGGTGCCGTGCGACGTGACCCATGAGGTGCAGGTCAAGGCGCTGGTGGACGCGGCCATGGCCAACTTCGGCCGCCTCGATGTGGGGGTGAACAACGCCGGCATCCTTACGCCGATGAAGCGCTTCGTCGACACCACCGAAGAAGAGCTGGACCGCAGCTACGCGGTCAACACCAAGGGCGTGTTCTTCTGCATGCAGCAACAGCTCCGCCAGATGTTGCCGCAAGGCGGCGGGGTCATCCTCAACATCGCTTCCATGGCCGGGCTTGGCGGTGCGCCCAGGCTGGCCGCCTATGCCGCTGCCAAGCATGCAGTGGTGGGACTGACCCGAACCGCGGCGGTCGAATACGCCCGCCGAGGCATCCGCGTCAATGCGCTGTGCCCGTTCTACAGCGCCACGCCCATGGTTACCGGGAGCGATGTGGGCGAGGAACAGGCGTTTCTCGCCCAGGGCTCGCCGATGAAGCGCTTGGGTACCCCCGACGAAATCGTTGCGGCCATGCTGATGCTGTGCGCCCGCGAAAACAGCTACATGACCGGCCAGGCAATCGCCGTGGATGGCGGTATTTCGGCGTTCTGA
- a CDS encoding acyl-CoA dehydrogenase family protein codes for MHFALSAELTALQAKVRQFVADVVIPLERDPRQTLHGPSPELRQVLIERAREHGLLTPHASREMGGLGLSHIEKAIIFEEAGYSPLGPVALNIHAPDEGNIHLMEQVATPAQKDRWLKPLVQGRIRSCFAMTEPSPGAGSDPSMLTTQAVRDGDDYVINGQKWFITGAEGAQVAIIMARMEDGNATMFLTDTDRPGFILERMMDSLDSCFAGGHAVLRFDNLRIPASDVLGEVGKGFRYAQVRLAPARLTHCMRWLGQARRAHDEACHYASHRVSFGKPLGEHQGVGFMLADNEMDLHTTRLSIWHCAWVLDQGERGNFESSMAKVLSSEAIWRVIDRCVQVLGGQGVTGESIVERIFRDARSFRIYDGPNEVHRMSLAKKILARTAPGVAG; via the coding sequence ATGCATTTCGCCCTGTCTGCCGAGTTGACTGCCCTGCAAGCCAAAGTACGGCAGTTCGTTGCTGACGTCGTCATCCCCCTGGAGCGCGACCCGCGCCAGACACTCCACGGTCCGTCGCCCGAGCTGCGCCAGGTGCTGATCGAGCGCGCCCGTGAACACGGCCTGCTCACTCCGCATGCCTCGCGAGAGATGGGCGGGCTGGGCCTGAGCCACATCGAGAAGGCGATCATCTTCGAAGAGGCCGGCTATTCGCCGCTTGGGCCGGTGGCCCTGAACATCCATGCCCCCGACGAAGGCAACATACACCTGATGGAACAAGTGGCAACGCCTGCGCAAAAAGACCGCTGGCTCAAGCCACTGGTGCAGGGCCGGATCCGCTCCTGCTTCGCCATGACCGAGCCCAGCCCGGGTGCCGGCTCCGATCCGTCGATGCTCACCACCCAGGCCGTACGCGACGGCGACGACTACGTCATCAATGGCCAGAAGTGGTTCATCACCGGTGCCGAAGGCGCGCAAGTGGCAATCATCATGGCGCGCATGGAAGACGGCAACGCGACCATGTTCCTCACCGACACCGACCGCCCCGGTTTCATCCTCGAGCGCATGATGGACTCGCTCGACAGTTGTTTCGCCGGCGGCCACGCGGTGCTGCGCTTCGACAACCTGCGCATTCCCGCCAGCGATGTGCTTGGCGAAGTGGGCAAAGGCTTCCGTTACGCCCAGGTGCGCCTGGCCCCGGCGCGCCTGACCCATTGCATGCGCTGGCTCGGCCAGGCCCGTCGTGCCCATGACGAAGCCTGCCACTACGCAAGCCACCGGGTGTCGTTCGGCAAGCCGCTGGGCGAGCATCAGGGCGTGGGCTTCATGCTCGCCGACAACGAAATGGACCTGCACACCACGCGCCTGTCGATCTGGCACTGCGCCTGGGTACTGGACCAGGGCGAGCGCGGCAATTTCGAGTCGAGCATGGCCAAGGTGCTCAGCTCCGAGGCCATCTGGCGGGTGATCGACCGTTGTGTGCAGGTGCTCGGCGGGCAGGGCGTTACCGGCGAGTCTATCGTCGAGCGGATTTTCCGCGATGCGCGCAGTTTCCGCATCTATGACGGCCCCAACGAAGTGCACCGCATGAGCCTGGCGAAGAAGATCCTCGCCCGTACCGCGCCGGGGGTGGCCGGATGA
- a CDS encoding DUF6285 domain-containing protein, giving the protein MNQPDAQDLLLTARDAVLRQLLPALPAHLHYEARMVASALLIASREAAQGAACADIERQAMAGLLQGQASLEQARSELAQHIRQGAYDQAGEPRARLMAALRTINRAQLSITNPKVLAHD; this is encoded by the coding sequence ATGAACCAGCCCGATGCCCAGGATTTGCTGCTGACGGCGCGTGACGCCGTGCTCAGACAGTTGTTGCCCGCATTGCCGGCGCACTTGCACTACGAGGCGCGGATGGTGGCCAGCGCCTTGCTGATCGCCAGCCGCGAGGCCGCCCAGGGTGCGGCCTGTGCCGACATCGAACGCCAGGCCATGGCCGGTCTGCTGCAAGGCCAGGCCTCGCTCGAGCAAGCCCGCAGCGAACTCGCCCAGCATATTCGCCAGGGTGCCTACGACCAGGCCGGCGAGCCCCGCGCCCGCCTGATGGCGGCACTGCGCACCATCAACCGTGCACAACTGAGCATCACTAACCCCAAGGTATTGGCCCATGACTGA
- a CDS encoding quinone oxidoreductase family protein, with protein sequence MAKAVRFYETGGPEVLRYEDVEVGEPGPGQVRLRHVAVGLNYADTYFRNGTYPIPLANGMGVEASGVVQAVGEGVSHVAVGDRVTYTGFMNTLGAYSTERLIPAAPLIKLPETIAFETAAAMTMRGLTASYLMRRLYDFKPGDSILLHAAAGGVGLIVSQWAKLLGLTVIGTVSTDAKAELARAHGCDHTINYSHEDVAKRVRELTDGVGVNVVFDSVGRTTFMGSLDSLKRRGLMVCVGTASGTIEPFDPQILAIKGSLFLTRPALADYIADPAEKAALAGELFGHVGSGRIKIEINQHYALQDAVQAHRDLESRKTTGSSIFVI encoded by the coding sequence ATGGCCAAAGCGGTACGTTTCTACGAAACCGGAGGGCCTGAGGTCCTGCGCTACGAAGACGTCGAAGTCGGCGAACCGGGCCCTGGGCAGGTGCGCCTGCGCCATGTGGCGGTCGGCTTGAACTACGCCGACACCTATTTCCGTAACGGCACCTACCCGATCCCGCTGGCCAACGGCATGGGCGTGGAAGCGTCCGGCGTGGTCCAGGCGGTGGGCGAGGGTGTCAGCCACGTCGCGGTTGGCGACCGGGTGACCTACACCGGCTTCATGAATACCCTCGGCGCCTACAGCACCGAGCGCCTGATCCCTGCCGCGCCGCTGATCAAGCTGCCGGAAACCATCGCGTTCGAAACGGCCGCGGCCATGACCATGCGCGGCCTCACGGCCTCGTACCTGATGCGTCGCCTGTACGACTTCAAACCAGGGGACAGCATCCTGCTGCACGCCGCTGCGGGTGGTGTCGGGTTGATCGTCTCGCAGTGGGCCAAGCTGCTGGGGCTGACCGTGATCGGTACCGTGTCCACCGACGCCAAGGCCGAATTGGCGCGTGCCCATGGTTGCGACCACACCATCAACTACAGCCACGAAGACGTGGCCAAACGCGTGCGCGAGCTGACCGACGGGGTTGGCGTCAACGTGGTGTTCGACAGCGTCGGGCGCACTACCTTCATGGGCTCGCTGGACTCGCTCAAGCGCCGTGGCCTGATGGTCTGCGTGGGCACCGCTTCTGGCACCATCGAGCCGTTCGACCCGCAGATCCTGGCGATCAAGGGCTCGTTGTTCCTGACCCGCCCGGCCCTGGCCGACTATATCGCCGACCCTGCCGAGAAAGCCGCCCTGGCAGGCGAGCTGTTCGGCCATGTGGGCAGTGGCCGCATCAAGATCGAGATCAACCAGCACTACGCCTTGCAGGACGCAGTTCAGGCGCACCGTGATCTGGAGTCGCGCAAGACCACCGGCTCGTCGATCTTCGTCATCTGA